The following coding sequences lie in one Oncorhynchus gorbuscha isolate QuinsamMale2020 ecotype Even-year linkage group LG10, OgorEven_v1.0, whole genome shotgun sequence genomic window:
- the LOC124045444 gene encoding nerve growth factor-like has protein sequence MRSLLLVLLLIGIQAVLNMEGALGPVAANHSAEHHTAANGRAEQHTAANGRAEHHTAANGRAELQRMARLSVSPQQEQPAADRDTQQRPSRTRQAHRPASLPQDRSCSLGHSETDSSSSPSIPEVDPKLFSKRKYRTSSRVVFSDVPPSHHTLGGETGDEEEGVRDGGVRVRRRAGGQPMHRGEYSVCDSISVWLGNLTKATDIAGNEVEVLPEVKIDNVRKRQFFYETTCRVATPPGGGAGAGGGASGGISKAGCRGIDSRHWNSYCTNTHTYVRALTKSKEQTAWRLIRINAACVCVLSRKSWRH, from the coding sequence ATGAGGTCGTTGCTGTTGGTGCTCCTGCTCATTGGCATCCAGGCTGTACTGAACATGGAAGGGGCCCTGGGCCCGGTGGCTGCCAACCACAGTGCAGAACACCACACAGCAGCCAATGGCAGAGCAGAACAGCACACAGCAGCCAATGGCAGAGCAGAACACCACACAGCAGCCAATGGCAGAGCAGAACTACAGAGGATGGCCCGCCTGTCAGTGTCACCTCAGCAGGAGCAGCCAGCAGCAGACAGGGATACTCAGCAGAGACCCAGCCGGACCAGACAGGCCCACAGACCAGCCTCTCTACCCCAGGACAGGAGTTGTTCCCTGGGCCACTCTGAGACagactcctcctcttccccctccatccctgAGGTGGACCCCAAACTGTTCAGCAAGCGGAAGTACCGCACCTCATCACGCGTCGTCTTCAGCGACGTACCCCCCTCTCACCACACCctagggggggagacaggggatgaggaggaaggggtgagggatgggggaGTGAGGGTGAGGCGGAGAGCGGGGGGGCAGCCTATGCACAGGGGGGAGTACTCCGTGTGCGACAGCATCAGCGTGTGGTTGGGGAACCTGACCAAGGCCACAGACATCGCCGGCAACGAGGTGGAGGTTCTGCCAGAGGTGAAGATAGACAACGTCCGTAAGAGACAGTTCTTCTACGAGACCACCTGCCGCGTGGCCACACCCCCGGGGGGCGGAGCTGGGGCTGGGGGAGGGGCCAGTGGAGGCATTTCTAAAGCAGGGTGCCGCGGCATCGACAGCCGTCACTGGAACTCGTACTGCACCAACACGCACACGTACGTGCGCGCGCTCACCAAGTCCAAGGAGCAGACGGCGTGGAGGCTGATACGCATCAacgcagcgtgtgtgtgtgtcctcagccGCAAGTCCTGGAGGCACTGA